CAGCCGGGAACGTTGTTTAGTGAGCGCTGGGCCTTCGCTCAAGACATCTTTAATGTAAACGCATATGTGAAGTACTGGACTGGTTTTCATCTCATGTTCGCTCCCGGAGAGGCCGTGCGATCTCATGTGGAAATCTCGAAAATGGCGACCATGGAAGAGAACATTTACAGAGACTTCATACGCGCAGAAAATAGCTCGCTGAAGAATCCAGCTTACATCCATCTCGAAGCCATCCGAGACTACACGCCCCACATACCTACTCACCAGTGGTTAGACGCATTGAACAATTACTTGGTCGGACAAGGACAGTTTCTTGCTTCAGACGGCGTAACCGCTGCGGACGTGGATCTCCTGAGGGCTGTCAACAACCTGTTTGCCAACTTCAGTCGAGAACAACTGCTGGACCACATTTCGTGGGAATTTGTGCAGCTCCTCGCCCCACTTGCCAGTTCAGACTTCCTAGTGGCCAAATTCGGCGACGAGAGTCGGGCTAAAATAGAGGTGAACCACTTCTGCGCTACCGAGATCGACAGGGCGTACCGCTGGCTCGTCACTGCGGCACTACTGCTCCCGCGTTTCGATGTCACTGCCAGGGCAGCCATGGACGAGGAGTTGGAGAACATCACCCACACCGCCATCGCCAAGGTGTCCAGCCTGTCGTGGGCGGACAACACGTCTGCGCAGACTGTTGCCGACAGGCTGCAAAATATCAGGGTCACCATCTGGCCGCCTAACTCTCTGCTTACCAACACAGAGCTAGATGAAACGTTCGGTTCCTGGTTCCGCAAGGACTTTACATTCACGCAGCATTTCATACTGGCATTAAGAAATTGGCAGCGCTTTCGCATGAATCCTTCGTACAAAAGTACGGCCGACTCGCCGCCGCCCTTCGAGTTACCGTTCCTCAACTACGACCCCGTCTCCAATGCGGTTCGGATATCAGCGGCCGCACTTTTTCTGCCCTGGTACCACTTTGAGGAAAGCATAGCCACGTTCTACGGCGGTTTCGGTTTCACGTTCGCTGGTAAGGTGGTCAGGTCTTTCGACGGATTCACGCTGGCGTTCGACCGGATGGGCAAGCTCCTGAAGACGTGGCCTTCGGCTGCCTGGAAGGAGGCCTCGGAGGACAAGGCGCAATGTCTGCGCCCAGAATTCGACACGTTCTTCCCAGAGATTCCCGCTCTGGAGATCGCACACGCGGTGTACCTGGCCTCGCAAAGGGATGGACTGCGCTCGTTGCCGATCGCCAAGGGATGGAGCCCTGACCGCGTGTTCTTCGTCACCGCCTGCTTCACCATGTGCAGCATGCCGACCACGCTGAGTCGTTTTCGCTTGGCCTGCAACAAGGCTATGATGAACTCTGCGCCCTTTGCGAAGGCCTTTGACTGCCCTGTGTACTCGAAGATGAACCCGCCACGAAAGTGCACTTACTTTGATTAACTTGTTGTACCTCGTATGTAGCAGCCATCCAACCACTTTCCCAGGCAAGGCTGGCGTACGGTACGGAATATTGTGCTTCGTAATTAATCTGTGCTTCGCCCTGCTTCTAACCTGCGTTCTAATTTGTTGAGTTGGCTGCTACTTGGCGTGGAAAATACGAAGACACATTTTGTTGTGTTTTGAACCACATTTTGTTTAACAAGCGTGACGTCTACGTTAGCGCGTCCTCATGAGTTGGGGCTACAGCTAAAGCGCCCACATGAATTAACTCTTCAAAAGTCTATATTGTTCCATCCTCCCACCTTTTCGTTCTTTAAAGACCCGCGAATTATATGTTCCTTCAATAACGGAAGTGTTGATATTATATCACTGCAAGTATTTGTAAAGATATAAACATCTGGTTTGTACGACTAAGCCTTGCTGAAAAAATATGAAGGCACTTAAGCCTGCTtatgtgcaggaatgcgaaagaacGCATGTATTCCCACGACGGCAGcacacgtaatttttttttctgttgctattTTGTAGTGAAAGCTACTCTACCCTAGCCCCGTACTCTACCCTACCCTCTACCCTACTCACCCGTATTGGCCATATGATCCTACTGCGCAAACGTGCGTTTCGCCACAGGATGGATGAATAGATGGATAGAAagccgtggaggattcgctgggacgactgcgacgagccgagttggggggccgcttttccacagctggcatgacgtcacgtagagcgagtgcctcccccacggcagcggcgcgtggaggattcgctgggacgatcgcgacgagccgagttgggggggggggggggggtcgcttttccacagctggcatgagtcacacataggtcacgctaaaggtcaatggtggattctccagGACGACGgacaagagcggaaacctcgagcagtgttgctttcgcaataaaaaaatatgcCGAATATGTATACTGAAGTATGTGCGACGAGCTTACACATTGCCTCGATTTTATGGATGATAGATTAAGCCAGTTATCCTGCTCATACTCTGTTTTATGGTTTCATGGTACCGCCCCTGTTCATGTTTTCCGGGTAGCAATAATATGGAAAAAAATTCGCGCTCCCGGGCCCTCTCTAATGCCTATTAGGGGGGTCGCTGTCTTCTTGTCCCTCCCCTCTGTGCGCACATCTATGGCTCACAGACCCTCAACGCACGATAATGCAACAATTTATAGCTTTGCATACCCGAGTACGATGGTGCAGCCGCGGACTGTGCGACGAGCTGATGCATCACCTCTATTTTTTGGGTAGCACATTAAGCTGGGCATCCCGCTCATACCCTCTGCGGCTGCACCATATCGTACTCGGGTACACAAAGCTATAAATAGTTGCATTATCGTGTGTCGAGGGTCTGTAAACCCTAAATGTGCGCACAGAGGGGAGGGGCAAGAGGGGACAGCGGCTCCCCTAATAGGCCTTAGAGAGGGtgagcaaacttttttttcattttattcctTCCCACCGAGAAGACATGAACAGAGCCGCTACCATGAACTTTGTCCCGGCGCTTTATGGAGAAACCTGTGCGTGCCCATATATAGTGTTAATGGTGATAAGTAGGTATGATATATTTTAGGTACTCGAAACTCGGCAGGGTATACGCTTTTCGCGGACTAACCTTGAGCGCCACCCCAAGGGTTGATCCGCTCGAGCGGGTCCTGCTGGGCAGAGCAAACGGCCGAGGACAGCTTTACTCTTGCGAGTGGCTCTACACATTCACAGCCGTTATTGCTAACAGTGCTCCACTTGGCTGAGCTACCGCCATCTTCACTTCCCTCCATCACCCGTATCAGCCCGTTGCCGTCGGCGTATTTTGTGTATTGCCTCGTGCCTAGCAGCACGCGGCCTCCGCGCTTAGCCGGAACGACGGCGAAGCAGACGttggccaatcccccgctgtGGATATCAGCCATATTCCACCAGAGGCCAGCAACAACAACCTGGCTCGGTGATTAAAAAACCGATCTCATTGTTGGGTTCTCCCCTGCGCCTGCCTGTACGCGGCTCCTTGTGTCGTGACAGTATATTTGTCCGGAATCCaactagctgtagaacaaacgcCTATGCTCAAAGACCAAGGTGTCAGTCTAGCTGAAAACAATGTCCTCGGACGGCAAA
The Amblyomma americanum isolate KBUSLIRL-KWMA chromosome 3, ASM5285725v1, whole genome shotgun sequence genome window above contains:
- the LOC144123572 gene encoding endothelin-converting enzyme 1-like yields the protein MSQSSSPSHVRPRTRSWRRAKRGRVAAQAAAIMAVTGALLLYLMPRSAISKMVKRTSLCITPGCRHHADVIAAWVNTSVDPCEDFEAYACSRWASKSRDRPHGTAMMAVAENSWIEDFRPRLEQATQSIHLARQLEVLFDTCVKRRPAEHAITEISQIKEFMRELKLRWPQPPLQGVEPLGVIFNLVFNWAINIWFRGYLETNDKGDRRNLVLQPGTLFSERWAFAQDIFNVNAYVKYWTGFHLMFAPGEAVRSHVEISKMATMEENIYRDFIRAENSSLKNPAYIHLEAIRDYTPHIPTHQWLDALNNYLVGQGQFLASDGVTAADVDLLRAVNNLFANFSREQLLDHISWEFVQLLAPLASSDFLVAKFGDESRAKIEVNHFCATEIDRAYRWLVTAALLLPRFDVTARAAMDEELENITHTAIAKVSSLSWADNTSAQTVADRLQNIRVTIWPPNSLLTNTELDETFGSWFRKDFTFTQHFILALRNWQRFRMNPSYKSTADSPPPFELPFLNYDPVSNAVRISAAALFLPWYHFEESIATFYGGFGFTFAGKVVRSFDGFTLAFDRMGKLLKTWPSAAWKEASEDKAQCLRPEFDTFFPEIPALEIAHAVYLASQRDGLRSLPIAKGWSPDRVFFVTACFTMCSMPTTLSRFRLACNKAMMNSAPFAKAFDCPVYSKMNPPRKCTYFD